Proteins from one Flavobacterium branchiarum genomic window:
- a CDS encoding cyclase family protein: protein MTATINHNNQNFEIDLSKPIDISIPLTNTDDNPIAWYIEKPVIEPVVFGDWIGKVSEGKSSTNFNNIFFNPHGHGTHTECLGHITREFYSINQSLKKFFFLAELVSVEPEIQGEDLVITKEQIVQALNASALLSDTIEALIIRTLPNQESKKATKYSNTNPPYLSEDAAVFIRESGIQHLLIDLPSVDKEHDEGRLLAHKAFWNVKNVDNLNSDARLEATITEMIYVADEIKDGGYILNIQIASFENDASPSKPILYKI, encoded by the coding sequence ATGACAGCAACAATAAATCATAACAATCAAAATTTCGAAATAGACTTATCAAAACCTATTGATATTTCGATTCCGTTAACGAATACAGATGATAATCCGATTGCATGGTATATTGAAAAACCTGTAATTGAGCCTGTTGTTTTTGGTGATTGGATAGGGAAGGTTTCTGAAGGGAAATCATCTACCAATTTTAATAATATTTTCTTTAATCCGCATGGGCATGGTACACACACCGAATGCTTAGGACATATTACAAGGGAGTTTTATAGTATTAATCAATCGCTAAAGAAGTTTTTCTTTTTGGCAGAATTAGTTTCGGTTGAACCAGAAATTCAAGGAGAAGATTTGGTGATTACTAAAGAGCAAATTGTTCAGGCATTAAATGCTTCGGCTTTGCTCAGTGATACAATTGAGGCTTTAATTATTAGAACGCTTCCAAATCAAGAATCAAAAAAAGCAACTAAATATTCAAATACGAATCCTCCTTATTTATCTGAGGATGCAGCGGTTTTCATTCGCGAAAGCGGGATTCAGCATTTATTAATTGATTTGCCAAGTGTAGATAAGGAACATGACGAAGGGAGGTTATTGGCACATAAAGCATTTTGGAATGTGAAAAATGTAGATAATCTAAATTCTGATGCACGACTTGAGGCTACAATAACGGAGATGATTTATGTAGCTGACGAAATAAAAGACGGAGGTTATATACTTAATATACAAATTGCTTCGTTTGAAAATGATGCTAGCCCGTCAAAACCTATTTTGTATAAGATATGA
- a CDS encoding GxxExxY protein, with product MSENELSRIVFDSALKVHKALGPGLLESAYEECLIFELKKVGLKIEKQKALPLIYEDVKLDIGYRLDIIVENKLILEIKSVVALNDVHFAQLMTYLKLTNCKLGLLINFNVVLMKNGIRRIVNNL from the coding sequence ATGAGTGAAAATGAATTATCAAGAATTGTTTTTGATTCGGCATTAAAGGTACATAAGGCGCTTGGTCCTGGTTTATTAGAAAGTGCTTATGAAGAGTGTTTAATTTTTGAACTGAAAAAAGTAGGTTTGAAAATTGAAAAACAGAAAGCTCTACCTTTGATTTATGAAGATGTTAAATTAGATATTGGTTATCGATTAGATATTATAGTAGAAAATAAATTAATTTTAGAGATAAAATCTGTTGTTGCTTTAAATGATGTTCATTTTGCGCAGTTAATGACTTATTTAAAACTAACGAATTGTAAATTGGGTTTACTCATAAATTTCAATGTTGTTTTAATGAAAAATGGAATACGTAGGATTGTGAATAATCTTTGA
- a CDS encoding MFS transporter, translating into MLDNTSVFKSWVPNWAIIVILFFCMLHSMILLGVYSSNVTYASSFLDIEPEDLQFSMCVTYGTLLATILIESRFSKFFPTKKYLIAVFCLVAITIMLSAYVKNFSLFIMIRMAEGFLMALPGVPLRQLLITRFKSKNAIIIGFTFNYGALLLSSPFIMNIAVWLLENYDWRYMAYGSAAFQVICVLLIMITFNDSRLHRKIPLYQIDWTSFVLLLTAILCGAYFFVYAEKKYWFESFEIRVALIASLIATGLFIFRQLHVKRPCFDLNVFRYANLRIGFLLFFLFYIGRATLNICHSTMFSVWNWEPSRVAHIQYLNVIGNVIGMVLAAIFLAKTVASKYIFMLGFFILAVFHLWFTFLFVPDISLSTMAIPYVLQGVAVGILFVPLVLFTMSSVPSGLAPYSGAIGVSGRFWGSTIGFCIMQNAEKFFQKSHFTKLTQFVVPESPETQNRIAQTAQSFISKGFNPDEANLLAMKQISGSITKQSILLSNMEIFTLVGYGLLIVVLFLAINQHLKKSFDVFRNRVWNSF; encoded by the coding sequence ATGTTAGACAATACGAGCGTTTTTAAATCATGGGTTCCCAATTGGGCAATCATTGTAATCTTGTTTTTTTGCATGTTACATTCAATGATTTTGTTGGGAGTTTACTCTTCAAATGTTACTTATGCATCTAGTTTTCTGGATATAGAGCCTGAAGATTTACAATTTTCTATGTGTGTTACCTATGGAACATTGCTTGCCACAATATTAATAGAGAGTAGATTCTCTAAGTTTTTTCCAACCAAAAAATACTTGATTGCTGTATTTTGTTTGGTAGCTATTACAATAATGTTATCGGCTTACGTTAAGAATTTTTCGTTATTCATTATGATAAGAATGGCTGAGGGCTTTTTAATGGCGTTACCAGGTGTTCCGTTAAGGCAGTTATTAATTACCCGATTTAAATCTAAAAATGCAATTATAATTGGATTTACGTTTAATTATGGAGCCTTGTTATTATCATCACCTTTTATAATGAATATTGCTGTTTGGCTTTTAGAGAATTACGATTGGAGATACATGGCATACGGATCGGCAGCATTTCAGGTTATTTGTGTTTTATTAATCATGATAACGTTTAATGATAGTCGTCTTCATCGAAAAATTCCATTGTATCAAATAGATTGGACTAGTTTTGTTTTATTACTAACAGCTATATTATGTGGAGCTTATTTCTTTGTTTACGCAGAGAAAAAATATTGGTTTGAATCTTTTGAAATTCGTGTTGCATTAATAGCTTCTTTAATTGCGACAGGTTTGTTTATTTTTAGGCAATTGCATGTAAAGCGTCCTTGTTTTGATTTGAATGTCTTTCGATATGCTAATTTGCGAATCGGTTTTCTGTTGTTTTTCCTTTTTTATATAGGTAGAGCAACGCTTAACATTTGTCATAGCACCATGTTTAGCGTTTGGAATTGGGAGCCATCGCGTGTAGCTCATATTCAGTATCTTAATGTAATTGGAAATGTAATCGGAATGGTTTTGGCAGCAATTTTTCTAGCTAAAACAGTAGCGTCTAAATATATTTTTATGCTAGGATTTTTTATTCTAGCAGTATTTCATCTGTGGTTTACGTTTCTTTTTGTGCCAGATATTTCATTATCTACAATGGCAATACCATATGTTTTACAAGGAGTTGCAGTAGGAATTTTGTTTGTGCCATTAGTTTTGTTCACCATGTCATCAGTTCCATCAGGTTTAGCACCTTATTCAGGAGCAATAGGGGTTTCTGGTCGTTTTTGGGGAAGCACGATAGGATTTTGTATTATGCAAAATGCTGAGAAATTTTTCCAAAAATCACATTTTACAAAACTAACTCAGTTTGTTGTACCCGAAAGTCCTGAGACACAAAATAGAATTGCTCAAACTGCTCAAAGTTTCATTAGTAAAGGTTTTAATCCGGATGAAGCTAATCTATTGGCCATGAAGCAAATTTCAGGTTCTATTACCAAGCAATCTATCTTATTGTCTAATATGGAGATTTTTACCCTTGTTGGATACGGACTATTAATCGTAGTACTGTTTCTTGCAATTAATCAACACCTGAAAAAGAGTTTTGATGTCTTTAGAAATAGAGTTTGGAATAGTTTTTAA
- a CDS encoding TolC family protein: MFLKKRFSTIRYFSKNLVLILIFQGITTLQAQQSNPISLQEAIKIAKENNKNILKSRIEIDISKENIKETKELRLPEIDFNTSYSRITNLTEFKSGFLKDKEVTHTIPEMYNVGTAIKVPLYVGNKINNAIKIAKQENAIALVKSEKTESDIELEVIATYLGIQKMMELQKIIEENIKEEQSRLKEVQSLKNHGTITKNEVLRAELQLSDRELNSLTNSKNIKIALNELKTILQLPEEEVIAIDEATSLNENAKLDDYSFYLSNTLQNEEMRIAYQEIEIKKTEVKLAKGNYYPKINFFGDYNFKYPNYMFFPPNPYLYSLGQVGIEASFSLSGLYKNKTKVHIANSKVELQKTQSEIVKNKVQDELFKNHTQYQEIVEKIVVVDKALELATENYRIVKLKYLNQLVLITEMVDADNALLQAKFNKIATRIDAEMKHYELLHTAGLLNK, encoded by the coding sequence ATGTTCCTTAAAAAAAGGTTTTCGACAATACGTTATTTCTCTAAAAATTTGGTTTTAATCCTTATTTTTCAAGGAATAACTACACTACAAGCGCAACAGAGTAATCCAATTTCGTTGCAAGAAGCAATAAAAATTGCAAAAGAAAATAACAAAAACATTCTCAAGTCTCGTATCGAGATAGACATTTCTAAAGAGAATATCAAAGAAACCAAAGAACTTCGTTTACCTGAAATAGATTTTAATACTTCTTATTCTCGTATTACAAACTTAACGGAGTTTAAAAGCGGTTTTTTAAAAGACAAAGAAGTAACGCATACTATTCCTGAAATGTATAATGTAGGTACTGCTATTAAAGTGCCTTTATATGTAGGCAATAAAATAAACAATGCTATTAAAATTGCTAAGCAAGAAAATGCAATAGCTTTAGTTAAAAGTGAAAAAACAGAAAGTGATATTGAGCTAGAAGTAATTGCTACTTATTTGGGAATTCAGAAAATGATGGAGCTTCAAAAAATCATTGAAGAAAATATTAAAGAAGAGCAAAGCCGACTTAAAGAAGTTCAATCTTTGAAGAATCATGGTACAATTACAAAAAATGAAGTCTTAAGAGCCGAACTTCAACTTTCAGATCGTGAGTTAAATTCTTTGACAAATTCGAAAAACATAAAAATTGCGCTTAACGAGTTAAAAACAATTTTGCAGTTACCAGAAGAAGAAGTAATTGCTATTGATGAAGCTACAAGTTTAAATGAAAATGCCAAGCTAGATGATTATAGTTTTTATTTAAGTAATACGCTTCAGAATGAAGAGATGCGAATTGCATATCAGGAAATAGAAATTAAGAAGACGGAGGTGAAATTAGCAAAAGGGAATTACTATCCTAAAATAAATTTCTTTGGAGATTATAATTTTAAGTACCCCAATTATATGTTTTTTCCACCAAACCCCTATCTGTATAGTTTAGGACAGGTGGGAATTGAAGCGTCATTTAGCTTGTCAGGATTGTATAAAAACAAGACCAAAGTACATATTGCAAATTCTAAAGTAGAATTACAAAAAACGCAATCGGAAATTGTAAAAAATAAAGTTCAGGATGAATTATTTAAAAATCATACTCAATATCAGGAAATAGTCGAGAAGATTGTAGTTGTTGACAAGGCGCTAGAATTGGCTACAGAGAATTATCGTATCGTAAAGCTAAAATACCTAAATCAGTTGGTACTAATAACCGAAATGGTCGATGCTGATAATGCTTTATTGCAAGCGAAATTTAATAAAATCGCAACCAGAATTGATGCTGAAATGAAGCATTATGAATTGCTTCACACAGCAGGATTATTAAATAAATAA
- the hemW gene encoding radical SAM family heme chaperone HemW, producing MSGIYIHIPFCKQACNYCDFHFSTSMKKKEDMVLAIAKEISMRKNEFENEIVETIYFGGGTPSVLTCDEIQFLIATVYDNYKVIANPEVTLEANPDDLSTEKIIELSKSPINRLSIGIQSFFEDDLKMMNRAHNSAEAKKCLEEVTKYFDNISLDLIYGVPGMSNEKWKQNIETALSFGVPHISSYALTVEPKTALNKLIQTGKVAKPNDEVASAHFMILVETLEANGFIHYELSNFGKENFFSKNNSAYWLGKKYIGIGPSAHSYDGVSRSWNIANNSIYIKSIQENQLPNEIEVLSLSDRYNEYIMTGLRTIWGVSLERIEKEFGTDYLVYLKKQAKKFLDDELVFIKDNILRPTAKGKFLTDGIASDLFYLNSD from the coding sequence ATGAGCGGAATATATATCCATATCCCTTTTTGTAAGCAAGCATGTAATTATTGCGACTTTCATTTCTCGACTTCGATGAAAAAGAAAGAAGACATGGTTTTGGCTATCGCCAAAGAGATTTCTATGCGCAAAAATGAATTTGAAAATGAAATTGTCGAGACCATTTATTTCGGTGGAGGAACTCCCTCGGTATTAACTTGTGATGAAATTCAGTTTTTAATTGCAACCGTTTATGACAATTATAAAGTAATAGCAAATCCAGAGGTCACACTCGAGGCAAATCCGGATGATTTATCTACCGAGAAAATAATCGAATTGTCTAAAAGTCCTATTAACCGATTGAGTATTGGAATCCAATCTTTTTTTGAAGATGATTTGAAGATGATGAATCGCGCTCATAATTCGGCGGAAGCCAAAAAATGCTTGGAGGAAGTAACGAAATATTTTGATAATATTTCTTTAGATTTAATATATGGTGTTCCCGGAATGAGTAATGAAAAATGGAAACAGAATATCGAGACCGCTTTGAGTTTTGGTGTTCCGCATATTTCGAGTTATGCTTTGACAGTGGAGCCCAAAACAGCATTGAATAAACTAATCCAGACAGGAAAAGTGGCAAAACCTAATGATGAAGTGGCTTCTGCACATTTTATGATTTTGGTTGAAACCCTTGAAGCGAATGGTTTTATTCATTATGAATTATCAAACTTCGGAAAGGAAAACTTTTTTTCTAAAAATAATTCAGCCTATTGGTTGGGTAAAAAATATATTGGAATCGGTCCTTCGGCACATAGTTACGATGGTGTTTCAAGAAGTTGGAATATCGCTAATAACTCCATTTATATAAAATCAATTCAAGAAAACCAATTGCCTAATGAAATTGAAGTTCTTTCGCTATCCGATCGCTATAATGAGTATATCATGACTGGATTAAGAACAATCTGGGGAGTTTCGTTGGAGAGAATCGAAAAAGAATTTGGAACTGATTATTTGGTTTATCTAAAAAAACAAGCCAAAAAGTTTCTTGATGATGAGTTGGTTTTTATTAAGGATAATATCTTAAGACCAACAGCAAAAGGAAAATTCTTAACTGATGGAATAGCATCTGATTTATTTTACTTAAATTCGGATTAA
- the ruvC gene encoding crossover junction endodeoxyribonuclease RuvC — protein MTKERIILGIDPGTTIMGFGLIKIVNKKMEFLQLNELQLSKYDNHYQKLKLIFERTIELIETHHPDEIAIEAPFFGKNVQSMLKLGRAQGVAMAAGLSRDIPITEYEPKKIKMAITGNGNASKEQVAKMLQQLLGLKELPKNLDSTDGLAAAVCHFFNSGKVIGEKSYSGWDSFVKQNEERVKKK, from the coding sequence ATGACAAAAGAACGCATCATATTAGGAATCGACCCAGGAACAACCATTATGGGTTTTGGGTTGATAAAAATCGTCAATAAAAAAATGGAATTTTTACAGCTCAACGAACTGCAATTATCCAAATACGACAATCATTACCAAAAGCTTAAACTCATTTTTGAACGTACCATTGAGTTAATTGAAACACATCATCCAGATGAAATTGCTATTGAAGCACCTTTCTTTGGTAAAAATGTTCAGTCGATGTTAAAGTTAGGACGAGCTCAAGGAGTTGCAATGGCAGCGGGGCTTTCTAGAGATATTCCGATAACCGAATACGAACCTAAAAAGATAAAAATGGCGATTACCGGAAATGGAAATGCCAGTAAAGAACAAGTTGCTAAAATGCTACAACAACTTTTAGGATTAAAAGAATTGCCTAAGAATCTCGATTCAACAGATGGTTTGGCAGCAGCAGTTTGTCACTTTTTCAACTCAGGAAAAGTAATTGGTGAAAAAAGTTATTCAGGTTGGGATTCCTTTGTAAAACAAAATGAAGAACGAGTTAAAAAAAAGTAG
- a CDS encoding GNAT family N-acetyltransferase, producing MITVSTDKSKLDVPFIQHFLKDIYWAVGRTIEEVKITIDNSFCFGIFLDDKQIGFARVITDYVAFAYVMDVFITEEHRGKGYSSILIERMINEPELKDVKIWRLATSDAHSLYSKFGFTALKTPEKMMEKVKK from the coding sequence ATGATTACAGTTTCCACCGATAAAAGTAAATTAGATGTTCCCTTTATTCAGCACTTTCTAAAAGATATTTATTGGGCAGTAGGTCGCACGATAGAAGAAGTTAAGATAACAATCGATAACTCATTTTGCTTTGGAATTTTTCTGGATGATAAACAAATTGGCTTTGCTCGTGTAATTACTGATTATGTTGCTTTTGCTTATGTAATGGATGTTTTTATAACTGAAGAGCATCGAGGTAAAGGGTATTCGTCAATTCTAATTGAAAGAATGATAAATGAACCAGAATTAAAAGACGTTAAAATATGGAGATTGGCAACAAGTGACGCTCATTCTTTATATAGCAAATTTGGCTTTACAGCATTAAAGACTCCTGAAAAAATGATGGAAAAAGTAAAAAAATGA
- a CDS encoding DUF456 domain-containing protein: MDTLLLLLGFTCMIIGILGSFLPVLPGIGLSWLGLLLLYLTKAVPMNYWVLGVTLAITIIISILNYIIPAKGTKKFGGSKYGIWGTNIGLVVGIFIPIPLGFIIGPFVGAFIGELIYDKKDHNRALKAATGSFIGFITSSFINFMICIAFFGLFLTLVWQNRAGLF; this comes from the coding sequence ATGGATACACTATTATTGTTACTCGGTTTTACATGCATGATTATTGGGATTTTAGGTAGTTTCCTGCCTGTTTTACCAGGAATAGGCCTAAGTTGGCTAGGGTTATTATTGCTTTACCTAACAAAAGCAGTACCAATGAATTATTGGGTTCTAGGTGTTACGCTTGCAATTACAATCATCATTTCTATTCTAAACTACATTATCCCAGCTAAAGGCACCAAGAAATTTGGAGGGAGCAAATATGGTATTTGGGGAACTAATATTGGCTTAGTGGTAGGGATATTTATTCCAATTCCACTTGGTTTTATTATTGGCCCATTTGTTGGAGCATTTATTGGAGAGCTTATCTACGACAAAAAAGATCATAATCGCGCCTTAAAAGCAGCTACAGGTTCTTTTATCGGCTTTATAACTTCGAGCTTTATAAACTTTATGATTTGTATTGCATTCTTCGGTTTATTCCTTACGCTTGTATGGCAAAATCGTGCTGGACTATTTTAA
- a CDS encoding lysylphosphatidylglycerol synthase domain-containing protein, whose product MISIPHKAKQFLVLVIKLLIVGGAFYFIYNQLAQNDKLDWEKFIILFKKNQSVSGIAFILLLSVLNRYFEILKWQNLAQVIRKISLLEATKQVLGALTAGLFTPNGVGEYAGKALFFDKKETKKVVFLNLICNGIQMVITVIFGIFGLLYFNSKYNVITSPTVALLFALLLVLFVVVFLLKKIAIKGYSIEKLIHKINEIPKSIHQKNILLGICRYLVFSHQYYFLFLAFDVDLPYFTLIATVAAVYFLASSLPTFQFLDFAVKGSVAVYFFGILGVNEWIVIFISTLMWFLNVVLPVVIGSYYVLNFKTKAIN is encoded by the coding sequence ATGATTTCAATTCCTCACAAAGCTAAACAATTCCTTGTTCTTGTAATCAAACTTTTGATTGTAGGTGGCGCATTTTATTTTATTTATAATCAACTTGCACAAAACGATAAACTCGACTGGGAAAAATTTATTATTTTATTTAAAAAGAATCAATCGGTTTCTGGAATTGCCTTTATTTTATTACTGAGCGTTTTAAATCGTTATTTTGAAATTTTGAAATGGCAGAATCTAGCTCAGGTTATCCGAAAAATATCACTACTCGAAGCTACAAAACAAGTGCTCGGAGCATTAACTGCTGGACTTTTTACTCCAAATGGCGTTGGTGAATATGCTGGGAAAGCATTATTTTTTGACAAAAAAGAAACAAAAAAAGTAGTATTCTTAAATCTGATATGCAACGGAATACAAATGGTTATCACTGTTATATTTGGAATCTTTGGTTTATTGTATTTTAACTCAAAATACAATGTAATCACATCGCCAACTGTTGCATTACTTTTTGCCCTTTTATTAGTATTATTTGTTGTCGTTTTTCTATTAAAAAAAATCGCAATCAAAGGGTATTCAATTGAAAAGCTTATTCATAAGATCAACGAAATTCCGAAATCAATTCATCAAAAAAACATTCTTTTAGGGATTTGTCGCTACTTAGTATTCTCACATCAATATTATTTTTTGTTTCTAGCTTTTGATGTTGACTTACCTTATTTTACCTTAATCGCAACGGTTGCGGCTGTTTACTTTCTAGCTTCATCATTGCCTACTTTTCAGTTTTTGGATTTTGCTGTAAAAGGAAGTGTTGCTGTATATTTCTTCGGAATACTTGGCGTAAACGAATGGATTGTAATTTTCATTTCGACCTTAATGTGGTTCTTAAATGTAGTTTTGCCTGTTGTTATTGGAAGTTATTATGTTTTGAATTTCAAGACTAAAGCCATCAATTAA
- a CDS encoding D-2-hydroxyacid dehydrogenase family protein: MKITILDDYQNAVIKLESFKMLKGLDVTVLNYTEKDNSKLAELLKDSEIIVLIRERTEITEDLLSRLPKLKLISQTGKKSNHLDVAACTKYKVAVAEGIGSPVAPSEFAWALIMNTVRQIPQAIQGMKEGKWQTNIGSTIKGKTIGIWGYGKIGQQIAKYASVFGARVLVWGSENSRNQAVLDGFDEATSREAFFSQSDVITLHIRLNESTFGIVKETDLNLMKSDAVLINTARAELIEKGALLKCLKNGRPGFAGIDVYEEEPIYDMNFELLQLPNVICTPHIGYVEKDSYELYFEKAFENVISYINRNPTNIANPEVLD; this comes from the coding sequence ATGAAAATTACCATACTAGATGATTATCAAAATGCAGTTATAAAACTAGAATCTTTCAAAATGTTGAAAGGATTAGATGTTACTGTTTTAAATTATACAGAAAAAGACAATTCTAAGCTAGCAGAGTTATTAAAAGACTCCGAAATTATCGTCTTAATTCGTGAAAGAACTGAAATTACCGAAGACCTACTCTCCAGATTACCTAAGTTAAAACTTATTAGTCAGACAGGAAAAAAATCGAATCATCTTGATGTTGCTGCATGTACAAAATATAAAGTTGCAGTAGCTGAAGGTATTGGGTCACCTGTTGCTCCTTCTGAATTTGCTTGGGCGTTAATAATGAATACTGTACGTCAGATTCCACAGGCTATCCAAGGAATGAAGGAAGGTAAGTGGCAAACGAATATTGGTTCTACGATAAAAGGGAAAACAATTGGAATCTGGGGTTATGGAAAAATTGGGCAGCAAATTGCAAAATATGCTTCGGTTTTTGGAGCAAGAGTTTTGGTTTGGGGAAGTGAAAATTCAAGAAATCAGGCAGTGCTTGACGGATTTGACGAGGCTACTTCTAGAGAAGCATTTTTTTCTCAAAGTGATGTGATTACGTTACATATTAGACTCAATGAAAGTACTTTTGGAATTGTAAAAGAGACTGATTTGAACTTAATGAAATCTGATGCTGTTTTGATTAATACGGCAAGGGCAGAATTAATAGAAAAAGGAGCTTTGTTGAAATGTCTAAAAAATGGAAGACCGGGATTTGCTGGTATAGATGTTTATGAAGAAGAGCCTATTTATGATATGAACTTTGAATTACTCCAACTGCCAAATGTTATTTGTACGCCTCACATTGGTTATGTAGAGAAAGACAGCTACGAACTGTATTTTGAGAAAGCATTTGAGAATGTAATTAGCTATATTAATAGAAATCCAACTAATATTGCAAATCCTGAAGTATTAGATTAA
- a CDS encoding HlyD family secretion protein, which translates to MVKIKNETRANMSFHTLITVIACVLVLSGIVLGIWFYVFNKNHEETNDAQVEQYVTPIMSRITGYVQEVRYEENQFVHKGDTLLVIDNREYKSRLDVALADVESAKRNSIVVEKNVATTASATSIGKSQLAAAKTNLWKTQLEYKRYKALVKEEAATEQQLEKVKADYESAQAQYQEMSNRIESSNLSTSQAAANVPTAQTVIQSKQALVDNAALFLSYTVITAPYDGWVAKKTIQPGQMVKEGQTLLSMVSKEKWITANFKETQVQFLTIGQEVEIHADALNDKDFVGVIASLSPASGARFSLLPPDNATGNFIKIEQRIPVRIKLKDTSEQADFLRAGMNITVVAEHK; encoded by the coding sequence ATGGTAAAGATTAAAAATGAAACTAGAGCTAATATGTCGTTTCATACATTGATAACTGTTATTGCGTGCGTACTTGTTTTAAGCGGAATCGTTTTGGGAATTTGGTTTTATGTTTTTAATAAAAACCACGAAGAAACAAATGATGCTCAGGTTGAGCAATATGTTACGCCAATAATGTCGAGAATTACAGGTTATGTTCAGGAGGTTCGTTATGAAGAAAATCAATTTGTTCATAAAGGAGATACTTTGTTGGTTATTGATAATCGTGAATACAAATCAAGGTTAGATGTTGCTTTGGCAGATGTAGAAAGTGCTAAAAGAAACAGCATTGTTGTTGAGAAAAACGTGGCAACAACAGCAAGTGCAACTAGCATTGGAAAATCGCAATTGGCAGCAGCCAAAACAAATCTTTGGAAAACACAATTAGAATATAAACGTTACAAAGCTTTGGTAAAAGAGGAAGCTGCAACGGAGCAACAATTAGAGAAAGTAAAAGCAGATTACGAATCGGCTCAGGCTCAGTATCAAGAAATGAGTAACCGAATTGAATCTTCTAATTTAAGTACATCTCAGGCGGCTGCGAATGTTCCTACTGCTCAAACAGTAATTCAGTCTAAACAAGCTTTGGTTGATAACGCTGCTTTGTTTCTTTCGTACACGGTTATTACTGCTCCTTATGACGGATGGGTTGCTAAGAAAACAATTCAGCCAGGACAAATGGTAAAAGAGGGGCAAACGCTACTTTCGATGGTTAGTAAAGAAAAATGGATTACGGCAAACTTTAAAGAGACACAAGTGCAATTCTTGACTATTGGGCAGGAAGTTGAAATACATGCTGATGCACTTAATGATAAAGATTTTGTGGGTGTTATAGCTTCGCTATCTCCTGCTAGTGGTGCGCGATTCTCATTATTGCCACCAGATAATGCAACTGGAAACTTTATTAAGATTGAACAAAGAATTCCAGTAAGAATAAAATTAAAAGACACAAGTGAACAAGCTGACTTCCTTCGTGCCGGGATGAATATAACTGTTGTAGCCGAACACAAATAA
- a CDS encoding helix-turn-helix domain-containing protein has protein sequence MEQSKHKVDQYYIKKVDADKKSIYCHHDLMGELFVPTHKHNKAQLLYAEGDVVFVTTETKTYFLPARHFIWIPSGIEHSIHPKSENVMMRNLYFPVEKEEDAFYQSEGIYPVNNLLLQMMLFTNQWNGDLKKGTPNFAIAKAIKAILPQICLTNLPLELPLPKDPRLGKILRHIENNLGETILFGEVAHQFGYSEKSLYRLFQKDLGMSFIQYYTIRRILKAIELLLDRRLSVKEVAEEVGYTSVPTFSNTFFKILGQRPSDYLKGENILKKR, from the coding sequence ATGGAGCAGTCAAAACACAAAGTAGATCAGTATTACATCAAAAAAGTAGATGCTGATAAAAAGAGTATTTACTGTCATCATGATTTGATGGGGGAATTGTTTGTTCCTACCCATAAACACAATAAAGCTCAATTACTTTATGCCGAAGGTGACGTTGTTTTTGTAACTACAGAAACTAAAACTTATTTCTTGCCCGCACGACATTTTATATGGATTCCTAGTGGGATTGAACACAGCATTCATCCAAAGTCTGAAAACGTGATGATGCGTAATCTCTATTTCCCTGTTGAAAAAGAAGAAGATGCCTTTTATCAGAGTGAAGGAATCTATCCAGTAAACAACTTATTGCTTCAAATGATGCTTTTTACTAATCAGTGGAATGGGGATCTTAAAAAAGGAACTCCAAATTTTGCGATTGCTAAAGCTATCAAAGCCATATTACCTCAGATTTGCTTAACCAATTTACCTTTAGAATTGCCTTTACCAAAAGACCCTCGTTTGGGTAAAATCTTGCGTCATATTGAAAACAACCTAGGAGAGACAATTTTGTTTGGAGAAGTAGCTCATCAATTTGGTTATAGTGAGAAATCTTTATACCGTTTGTTTCAGAAAGATCTAGGAATGTCTTTTATTCAATATTATACAATTAGAAGAATATTAAAAGCAATTGAACTCCTTCTCGATAGAAGATTATCTGTAAAAGAAGTTGCAGAAGAAGTTGGTTACACAAGCGTACCTACATTTAGTAATACATTTTTTAAAATTTTAGGGCAACGTCCTTCGGATTATCTTAAAGGAGAAAATATTTTGAAGAAAAGATAA